In Methanothermobacter sp. K4, one genomic interval encodes:
- a CDS encoding ATP/GTP-binding protein, whose protein sequence is MKNKETKVVIFGDYDTGKTTTLEQLCDKITKVEYKGTTLALDYGNCIVNGEKIHLFATPGHERFKFMLEIISNGLDAAIIVVDNSRGVTLAEKEIMAELEEKNIPYVVFSNKQDLDDSELEIDRDVDVLPTIATEGEGLMDGLQLLLQKLN, encoded by the coding sequence ATGAAAAATAAGGAGACAAAGGTTGTAATCTTCGGGGATTATGATACCGGTAAAACAACCACCCTTGAGCAGCTCTGTGATAAGATAACAAAGGTTGAGTACAAGGGCACAACACTGGCACTGGATTATGGTAACTGCATTGTTAACGGTGAGAAGATACACCTCTTTGCAACACCCGGCCACGAGAGGTTCAAGTTCATGCTTGAGATCATCTCCAATGGCCTTGATGCGGCCATAATAGTGGTGGATAACTCAAGGGGGGTAACCCTGGCTGAGAAGGAGATAATGGCAGAACTGGAGGAGAAGAACATCCCATACGTTGTGTTCTCAAATAAACAGGACCTTGATGATTCTGAACTTGAAATTGACAGGGACGTGGATGTTCTTCCCACCATTGCAACCGAGGGTGAGGGGCTGATGGATGGTCTTCAGCTTCTACTCCAGAAACTTAACTGA
- the nth gene encoding endonuclease III, whose protein sequence is MGGLRSLYSPRVFEDRDPYRVLIRTILSQRTRDENTDEATARLFSEYPSMEDVAYAPVEKLEQLVRKAGFYHVKARRIREVSRIILEEYGGEVPDDIDELLKLPGVGRKTANCVLVYAFNKPAVPVDTHVHRISNRIGLVKTRTPEETERALMEVIPRKYWIELNDLMVQFGQDICRPVGPRHEECPIADECDYYKSLMDERENPDV, encoded by the coding sequence ATGGGGGGTCTTAGGAGCCTCTACTCCCCCAGAGTTTTTGAGGACAGGGACCCCTACCGTGTCCTCATAAGGACAATACTCTCCCAGAGGACCAGGGACGAGAACACCGATGAGGCAACCGCCAGACTGTTCTCTGAGTACCCCTCCATGGAGGACGTTGCATATGCACCGGTCGAGAAACTGGAGCAGCTCGTAAGGAAGGCTGGCTTCTATCACGTCAAGGCAAGGAGGATCAGGGAGGTTTCAAGGATCATCCTTGAGGAATACGGGGGGGAGGTCCCTGATGACATTGATGAACTCCTTAAACTTCCAGGTGTTGGTAGGAAAACCGCAAACTGCGTACTTGTATATGCATTCAATAAGCCAGCGGTTCCTGTTGATACACATGTCCACAGGATATCAAACAGAATAGGCCTTGTGAAGACCAGGACACCAGAGGAGACCGAAAGGGCCCTGATGGAGGTCATACCACGGAAATACTGGATAGAACTCAATGATCTCATGGTCCAGTTTGGACAGGACATCTGCAGGCCAGTGGGTCCTAGGCATGAGGAATGTCCCATTGCAGATGAATGCGACTACTATAAGAGCCTGATGGACGAAAGGGAAAATCCTGATGTTTAA
- a CDS encoding DHH family phosphoesterase — protein MIQSCSECKGKGYRVKSYKICSACHGTGYQSTEDIKDHFKGVSNTARQRFDLEEAHDVPCEVCRGKGEVEVREPCPSCGGKGEVNVCPSCGKRISGRDEYCPDCQKKEHVYVLHPACTIDDLEVGSVYRGKITRIEKYGVFVSLNSHVWGLMRGLFPDHRIGDEIFVRVSHVKPYKGEVDMIPASIKGPYEIVKLKKDLPRTRIADIDTRSLGKTVRIVGEVIQIQQTSGPTIFTISDETGTTWAAAFDEPGIRVYPHIQIGHIVEVIGEVNQHTGKIQIESESIERLIGKDAAEARRLIDEAIDRRAEPERKDLLIESETLEKLRPKLIEAAKAIRRAIYDGRSILVRHHADADGICAGVAIEKAVVPLLRELNPSTDAEWHYFKRAPSKAPFYELEDVVKDLSYALEDLERHGQKLPLLVLLDNGSTEEDILALMKAKIYDIEIVVVDHHYPGEVTDGRVEVDEYVDVHVNPYLVGGDSQITAGALSVEIAKMINPEITERILHLPGIAAVGDHANSPEAEGYIELAGERGYDREELEKIASCVDFEAFYLRFMNGRGIIDTILGLGNLDKHKKLVDALYREYERKVDTQLRAAIPNLKSTRLPNGILFNVLDVEKYSHRFTFPAPGKTCGFVHDYMVQKHGEETPIITLAYGPDFGVIRATDAVNEKFGFNLNEIVWELAEEIPEAVIDGGGHECAGSLKYIEGLSKKVLSAFAEKVASLRE, from the coding sequence ATGATCCAGTCATGTAGTGAATGTAAGGGTAAGGGTTACCGTGTTAAAAGTTACAAGATATGCAGCGCATGCCATGGGACAGGCTACCAATCAACGGAGGATATTAAGGACCACTTCAAGGGTGTATCAAACACTGCAAGGCAGAGGTTCGACCTTGAGGAGGCCCATGATGTGCCCTGCGAGGTATGCAGGGGAAAGGGTGAGGTCGAGGTGAGGGAACCCTGCCCATCATGTGGGGGTAAGGGTGAGGTGAACGTATGCCCCTCATGTGGAAAGAGGATAAGTGGCAGGGACGAATACTGCCCTGACTGCCAGAAGAAGGAACACGTCTACGTCCTGCATCCAGCATGCACCATCGACGACCTTGAGGTTGGAAGCGTATACAGGGGAAAGATAACGAGGATAGAAAAATATGGCGTCTTCGTGAGCCTCAACAGCCATGTCTGGGGGCTCATGAGGGGCCTGTTCCCCGACCACAGGATAGGTGACGAAATATTCGTCAGGGTATCCCATGTGAAGCCCTACAAGGGGGAGGTTGACATGATACCCGCCAGTATAAAGGGCCCATATGAGATCGTTAAACTAAAAAAGGACCTCCCAAGGACAAGGATAGCTGATATAGACACCAGGAGTCTTGGTAAAACAGTCAGGATAGTGGGTGAGGTCATACAGATACAGCAGACCTCGGGACCAACAATATTCACAATCTCAGATGAGACAGGTACAACCTGGGCAGCGGCCTTCGATGAGCCCGGCATAAGGGTCTACCCCCACATCCAGATAGGGCACATAGTTGAGGTTATAGGTGAGGTTAACCAGCACACAGGTAAGATCCAGATAGAATCAGAGTCCATTGAACGTCTCATAGGAAAGGATGCTGCTGAGGCAAGGAGGCTCATCGATGAGGCAATTGACAGGAGGGCAGAACCTGAGAGGAAGGACCTCCTCATAGAAAGTGAAACCCTTGAAAAACTGAGGCCAAAACTCATTGAGGCAGCCAAGGCCATAAGAAGGGCAATATATGATGGAAGATCCATACTGGTAAGGCACCATGCAGACGCCGATGGTATATGTGCAGGTGTTGCCATAGAAAAGGCCGTTGTACCCCTGCTGAGGGAACTGAACCCGAGCACAGATGCAGAGTGGCACTACTTCAAGAGGGCCCCAAGTAAGGCCCCATTCTATGAACTCGAGGACGTGGTGAAGGACCTCTCCTATGCGCTTGAGGACCTGGAAAGGCACGGGCAGAAACTCCCCCTCCTTGTGCTCCTTGACAACGGGTCAACCGAGGAGGATATACTCGCCCTGATGAAGGCAAAGATCTATGACATCGAAATAGTTGTCGTGGACCACCACTACCCCGGTGAGGTCACCGATGGAAGGGTGGAGGTTGATGAATACGTTGACGTGCATGTGAACCCATACCTGGTGGGTGGGGACTCCCAGATAACCGCAGGGGCCCTTTCAGTGGAGATAGCCAAGATGATAAACCCTGAGATCACCGAGAGGATCCTGCACCTTCCGGGTATTGCTGCTGTGGGGGACCATGCAAACTCCCCTGAAGCCGAAGGTTACATTGAACTCGCAGGTGAGCGGGGCTATGACCGGGAGGAGCTTGAAAAAATAGCCTCCTGTGTTGACTTTGAGGCCTTCTACCTCCGATTCATGAACGGAAGGGGTATAATAGACACCATCCTTGGCCTTGGAAATCTTGATAAGCACAAGAAACTGGTGGACGCCCTCTACAGGGAATACGAGAGGAAGGTAGATACCCAGCTCCGGGCCGCGATACCCAACCTCAAATCCACGAGGCTCCCCAATGGTATACTCTTCAATGTCCTTGACGTTGAGAAGTACTCACACCGATTCACGTTCCCTGCCCCCGGCAAGACCTGCGGCTTCGTCCATGACTACATGGTCCAGAAGCACGGTGAGGAGACACCGATAATCACACTTGCCTATGGACCCGACTTTGGAGTTATAAGGGCAACAGATGCTGTGAATGAGAAATTCGGTTTTAACCTCAACGAGATAGTCTGGGAGCTGGCAGAGGAGATTCCTGAAGCGGTGATCGATGGGGGTGGACATGAATGCGCAGGGTCACTCAAGTACATTGAGGGCCTCTCAAAGAAGGTTCTGTCGGCCTTTGCAGAGAAGGTGGCATCCCTGAGGGAATAA
- the aroA gene encoding 3-phosphoshikimate 1-carboxyvinyltransferase: MELKVDVSSELSGTVKAPPSKSYTHRAVIVAALADGVSEIRDPLVAEDTLSSVDACRAFGVEIEGSEKWSVTGSGGELETPEDVVYLGNSGTTLRIMTSVAGLAENYTVLTGDESLRARPMQPLLDALKPLGVEAVSSRMNGLPPVIVRGGFRGGETSIDGSMSSQFISSILIAAPLSEGVDLKVEGEFISRPYVDMTLDVMEKFSVPVEYSDGVFSVEPARYRGREYTVEGDYSSASYLAGAVAVAGGEVRIENLFRDSRQGDRIILDIIREMGADVVVGDDHVVVSSTGELSGVQVDLHDAPDLLPTVAALGALADGRTEIRGVEHARYKETDRIRTCATELGRLGVDVKELRDGMVIEGGVRGGVVSSHGDHRLAMAFTLIGLREGITVMDGEVFSVSFPDFPERMRSIGCRIHPTALNI, translated from the coding sequence ATGGAACTTAAAGTTGATGTATCATCTGAACTTTCAGGGACAGTCAAGGCCCCGCCATCCAAGAGTTACACCCACAGGGCAGTCATAGTGGCGGCGCTTGCAGATGGTGTATCAGAGATCAGGGACCCCCTTGTGGCGGAGGACACCCTCTCCTCGGTGGATGCATGCCGGGCATTCGGGGTTGAAATAGAAGGCAGTGAGAAATGGTCCGTCACCGGAAGCGGGGGTGAACTTGAAACACCCGAAGATGTTGTATACCTTGGAAATTCAGGGACAACACTGCGCATCATGACCTCGGTGGCGGGACTTGCAGAGAACTACACTGTACTCACCGGTGATGAGTCCCTAAGGGCAAGACCCATGCAGCCCCTCCTGGACGCCCTCAAACCACTCGGTGTTGAGGCAGTATCCTCAAGGATGAACGGCCTCCCTCCTGTTATAGTAAGGGGGGGATTCAGGGGCGGCGAGACCTCAATAGATGGGAGTATGAGTTCACAGTTCATATCGTCGATCCTCATAGCAGCACCCCTCTCAGAGGGCGTTGACCTGAAGGTTGAGGGGGAGTTCATATCAAGGCCCTACGTTGACATGACCCTTGATGTGATGGAGAAATTCTCTGTACCGGTGGAATACTCCGATGGCGTATTCTCTGTTGAACCAGCCAGGTACAGGGGAAGGGAGTACACGGTTGAGGGTGACTACTCCTCTGCATCCTACCTTGCAGGGGCAGTTGCAGTTGCAGGCGGAGAGGTCAGAATCGAGAACCTCTTCAGAGATTCCAGGCAGGGTGACCGCATAATACTTGACATAATCAGGGAGATGGGGGCTGATGTTGTGGTGGGAGATGACCACGTGGTTGTATCATCCACCGGGGAACTTTCAGGTGTCCAGGTGGACCTCCATGACGCCCCGGACCTCCTCCCAACTGTCGCAGCTCTTGGAGCCCTTGCAGATGGACGAACCGAGATAAGGGGAGTTGAACATGCAAGGTACAAGGAAACAGACAGGATAAGGACATGCGCCACTGAACTTGGAAGACTGGGAGTGGACGTTAAGGAGCTGCGGGACGGTATGGTCATTGAGGGTGGTGTGAGGGGTGGGGTGGTCTCATCCCACGGCGACCACAGACTTGCAATGGCATTCACCCTCATAGGCCTCAGGGAGGGTATAACTGTAATGGATGGTGAGGTCTTCAGTGTTTCGTTCCCTGATTTTCCAGAGAGGATGAGGTCAATTGGTTGCAGGATACATCCCACAGCATTAAATATATAA